Proteins encoded within one genomic window of Phoenix dactylifera cultivar Barhee BC4 unplaced genomic scaffold, palm_55x_up_171113_PBpolish2nd_filt_p 000805F, whole genome shotgun sequence:
- the LOC120103879 gene encoding alpha-glucan water dikinase 1, chloroplastic-like isoform X2: protein MNMGKSHHANCLSPKLQESLNFIQAHAGEKNFGPLLEKLLESRIELHPILFGASGRLKDFIYLDLALDSAVKTSIEKSFTVLSNAHLQELMSLVSLMLENLCLSTVNNEDLIYITKDWYRACDSYKPHDQQWSLHTKAVLDRIQLTLADKAQYYLKMMQPSAEYLGKLLRVESWAVVNFTEELIRAGSGATLSILVNRLNPIIRNIANLGSWQVISPVEVCGFIDCVNKLIDVQSKVFNRPTIIISNKVTGEEEIPDGVVGVLTSDMPDVLSHVSIRARNNKVCFASCFDQNILQDLQLKKGMKISVRPTPSGLAYSEVKSVCSFYPQKASFSPKGVMLKKKTFSGRFAISAQEFSSEMVGAKSNNIEYLRGRVPSWIKVPISVALPFGAFEASISAEVNKMSELKYKMRSSKLCWPGDEGEERWNQAWQAIKKVWASKWNERAYVSCRKAKLKHDDLCMAVLVQEVVNADYAFVSHTRNPISGNPSEIYTEIVKGLGETLVGAYPGRAMSFITKKSALQSPNIISYPSKPVGMFIKKSLIFRSDSNGEDLEGYAGAGLYDSVTINKMEKVVLDYSFDPLIWDKSYQRSIFQRIAEAGKIVEHIFGSAQDIEGVVKDGEIYIVQTRPQI, encoded by the exons GAATCGCTAAACTTCATCCAAGCACATGCAGGAGAAAAGAACTTTGGTCCTCTGCTGGAG AAATTACTAGAATCACGCATTGAACTTCATCCAATTCTTTTTGGGGCTAGTGGGAGGTTgaaagattttatataccttgacCTTGCTTTGGACTCAGCCGTTAAAACATCCATAGAGAAGAGCTTCACTGTACTGAGCAATGCACATTTGCAG GAACTTATGTCTTTGGTATCTTTGATGCTTGAAAACTTGTGCCTTTCAACAGTCAACAATGAAGACCTCATTTATATCACCAAG GACTGGTACCGTGCCTGTGATTCATATAAACCTCATGATCAGCAGTGGTCCTTGCATACAAAAGCTGTTCTTGACCGTATACAGCTGACACTTGCTGATAAGGCTCAATATTACCTGAAAATGATGCAACCAAGTGCAGAATATCTAGGCAAATTGCTTAGAGTGGAATCTTGGGCT GTTGTCAATTTCACAGAGGAGTTAATCAGAGCAGGGTCTGGAGCAACTCTCTCAATACTTGTTAATCGTCTAAATCCCATAATTCGAAATATAGCAAACCTGGGAAG CTGGCAGGTTATCAGTCCAGTGGAAGTATGTGGTTTCATAGACTGTGTGAACAAACTTATAGATGTTCAGAGCAAAGTCTTCAACAGACCGACGATTATAATATCAAATAAAGTGACCGGTGAGGAAGAGATCCCGGATGGAGTTGTTGGGGTGCTGACATCAGATATGCCTGATGTTCTATCTCATGTTTCTATAAGAGCTAGAAATAATAAG GTGTGTTTTGCTTCATGCTttgatcaaaatattcttcaagatCTCCAACTGAAGAAGGGCATGAAAATTTCAGTAAGACCAACACCATCGGGCCTAGCATACAG TGAAGTCAAGTCAGTTTGTTCTTTTTACCCGCAAAAAGCATCTTTCTCTCCAAAAGGAGTGATGTTAAAGAAGAAGACTTTCAGTGGCAGATTTGCTATCTCAGCTCAGGAGTTCTCCAGTGAAATG GTTGGTGCTAAATCCAACAACATTGAATATCTTAGAGGTAGAGTCCCATCATGGATAAAAGTTCCAATTTCGGTTGCTCTTCCTTTTGGAGCGTTTGAAGCTTCCATTTCAGCAGAGGTTAACAAG ATGAGTGAACTTAAATACAAAATGAGAAGTTCAAAATTGTGTTGGCCTGGTGATGAGGGTGAAGAAAGGTGGAACCAAGCATGGCAAGCCATAAAGAAG GTTTGGGCCTCAAAGTGGAATGAAAGAGCATATGTTAGTTGCAGAAAAGCTAAATTGAAACATGATGACCTCTGTATGGCTGTATTGGTTCAAGAAGTAGTGAATGCTGATTATGCTTTCGTAAGCCATACAAGAAATCCCATTTCTGGAAACCCCTCAGAGATCTATACGGAG ATTGTAAAGGGCTTGGGAGAAACATTGGTGGGTGCATATCCAGGACGGGCTATGAGCTTTATTACCAAGAAGTCTGCACTACAATCTCCGAAT ATCATCAGTTATCCTAGCAAACCTGTAGGCATGTTTATCAAAAAATCACTAATATTCAGATCAGACTCCAATGGGGAAGACTTGGAAGGATATGCTGGTGCAGGACTTTACGACAG CGTAACCATCAATAAAATGGAGAAGGTTGTTCTGGACTACTCATTTGATCCACTTATCTGGGATAAATCCTACCAACGGTCAATATTCCAGAGAATTGCAGAGGCTGGAAAGATAGTTGAACACATTTTTGGTTCTGCCCAGGACATAGAAGGTGTGGTGAAGGATGGGGAGATTTATATAGTTCAGACAAGGCCTCAAATATAA
- the LOC120103879 gene encoding alpha-glucan water dikinase 2-like isoform X1: protein MNMGKSHHANCLSPKLQESLNFIQAHAGEKNFGPLLEKLLESRIELHPILFGASGRLKDFIYLDLALDSAVKTSIEKSFTVLSNAHLQELMSLVSLMLENLCLSTVNNEDLIYITKDWYRACDSYKPHDQQWSLHTKAVLDRIQLTLADKAQYYLKMMQPSAEYLGKLLRVESWAVVNFTEELIRAGSGATLSILVNRLNPIIRNIANLGSWQVISPVEVCGFIDCVNKLIDVQSKVFNRPTIIISNKVTGEEEIPDGVVGVLTSDMPDVLSHVSIRARNNKVCFASCFDQNILQDLQLKKGMKISVRPTPSGLAYSEVKSVCSFYPQKASFSPKGVMLKKKTFSGRFAISAQEFSSEMVGAKSNNIEYLRGRVPSWIKVPISVALPFGAFEASISAEVNKDLAKKVSFFNGLVNGGDIAKLQMIQDAILEMKAPFQLMSELKYKMRSSKLCWPGDEGEERWNQAWQAIKKVWASKWNERAYVSCRKAKLKHDDLCMAVLVQEVVNADYAFVSHTRNPISGNPSEIYTEIVKGLGETLVGAYPGRAMSFITKKSALQSPNIISYPSKPVGMFIKKSLIFRSDSNGEDLEGYAGAGLYDSVTINKMEKVVLDYSFDPLIWDKSYQRSIFQRIAEAGKIVEHIFGSAQDIEGVVKDGEIYIVQTRPQI from the exons GAATCGCTAAACTTCATCCAAGCACATGCAGGAGAAAAGAACTTTGGTCCTCTGCTGGAG AAATTACTAGAATCACGCATTGAACTTCATCCAATTCTTTTTGGGGCTAGTGGGAGGTTgaaagattttatataccttgacCTTGCTTTGGACTCAGCCGTTAAAACATCCATAGAGAAGAGCTTCACTGTACTGAGCAATGCACATTTGCAG GAACTTATGTCTTTGGTATCTTTGATGCTTGAAAACTTGTGCCTTTCAACAGTCAACAATGAAGACCTCATTTATATCACCAAG GACTGGTACCGTGCCTGTGATTCATATAAACCTCATGATCAGCAGTGGTCCTTGCATACAAAAGCTGTTCTTGACCGTATACAGCTGACACTTGCTGATAAGGCTCAATATTACCTGAAAATGATGCAACCAAGTGCAGAATATCTAGGCAAATTGCTTAGAGTGGAATCTTGGGCT GTTGTCAATTTCACAGAGGAGTTAATCAGAGCAGGGTCTGGAGCAACTCTCTCAATACTTGTTAATCGTCTAAATCCCATAATTCGAAATATAGCAAACCTGGGAAG CTGGCAGGTTATCAGTCCAGTGGAAGTATGTGGTTTCATAGACTGTGTGAACAAACTTATAGATGTTCAGAGCAAAGTCTTCAACAGACCGACGATTATAATATCAAATAAAGTGACCGGTGAGGAAGAGATCCCGGATGGAGTTGTTGGGGTGCTGACATCAGATATGCCTGATGTTCTATCTCATGTTTCTATAAGAGCTAGAAATAATAAG GTGTGTTTTGCTTCATGCTttgatcaaaatattcttcaagatCTCCAACTGAAGAAGGGCATGAAAATTTCAGTAAGACCAACACCATCGGGCCTAGCATACAG TGAAGTCAAGTCAGTTTGTTCTTTTTACCCGCAAAAAGCATCTTTCTCTCCAAAAGGAGTGATGTTAAAGAAGAAGACTTTCAGTGGCAGATTTGCTATCTCAGCTCAGGAGTTCTCCAGTGAAATG GTTGGTGCTAAATCCAACAACATTGAATATCTTAGAGGTAGAGTCCCATCATGGATAAAAGTTCCAATTTCGGTTGCTCTTCCTTTTGGAGCGTTTGAAGCTTCCATTTCAGCAGAGGTTAACAAG GATTTGGCAAAGAAAGtttctttcttcaatggattaGTAAATGGAGGAGACATTGCAAAACTTCAAATGATACAAGATGCTATATTAGAAATGAAAGCTCCTTTTCAGTTG ATGAGTGAACTTAAATACAAAATGAGAAGTTCAAAATTGTGTTGGCCTGGTGATGAGGGTGAAGAAAGGTGGAACCAAGCATGGCAAGCCATAAAGAAG GTTTGGGCCTCAAAGTGGAATGAAAGAGCATATGTTAGTTGCAGAAAAGCTAAATTGAAACATGATGACCTCTGTATGGCTGTATTGGTTCAAGAAGTAGTGAATGCTGATTATGCTTTCGTAAGCCATACAAGAAATCCCATTTCTGGAAACCCCTCAGAGATCTATACGGAG ATTGTAAAGGGCTTGGGAGAAACATTGGTGGGTGCATATCCAGGACGGGCTATGAGCTTTATTACCAAGAAGTCTGCACTACAATCTCCGAAT ATCATCAGTTATCCTAGCAAACCTGTAGGCATGTTTATCAAAAAATCACTAATATTCAGATCAGACTCCAATGGGGAAGACTTGGAAGGATATGCTGGTGCAGGACTTTACGACAG CGTAACCATCAATAAAATGGAGAAGGTTGTTCTGGACTACTCATTTGATCCACTTATCTGGGATAAATCCTACCAACGGTCAATATTCCAGAGAATTGCAGAGGCTGGAAAGATAGTTGAACACATTTTTGGTTCTGCCCAGGACATAGAAGGTGTGGTGAAGGATGGGGAGATTTATATAGTTCAGACAAGGCCTCAAATATAA